The following coding sequences are from one Rhipicephalus microplus isolate Deutch F79 chromosome 3, USDA_Rmic, whole genome shotgun sequence window:
- the LOC142803201 gene encoding uncharacterized protein LOC142803201 codes for MSVHVETVVVVAALHGSPERQEGDVAPHHSPDGHMKEDPALHYFPERPDDVPRRMALRNSGRKSCVFRQLAKVLELQHLINSAYNAGAGRRRVQSAQSAAPSPQISAGESSWPSMSTATEYKEVRPASLLQPVVADLEAELPQ; via the exons atgtcagtgcacgttgagACTGTCGTGGTGGTTGCTGCGCTGCATGGCTCGCCCGAACGGCAGGAGGGAGATGTTGCGCCGCATCACTCTCCCGATGGGCACATGAAGGAAGATCCTGCGCTGCATTACTTTCCCGAACGGCCAGATGATGTGCCGCGTCGCATGGCCCTCCGGAACAGTGGACGGAAGAGCTGTG TTTTCAGGCAGCTGGCCAAGGTCCTGGAGCTGCAGCACCTGATAAATTCGGCGTACAACGCTGGGGCAGGACGTCGACGAGTGCAAAG TGCCCAGTCAGCTGCGCCAAGCCCCCAGATTTCAGCAGGAGAAAGCTCGTGGCCTAGCATGAGCACGGCCACTGAATACAAAGAAGTGCGCCCTGCAAGCCTTTTGCAACCAGTGGTTGCAGACCTGGAAGCGGAGTTGCCACAGTAA